ACTTGCCATCATAGTACATCGCACAAACAGCCCGACCATGCTGCCAGAAATAACAACAGCCTGCTCGACGCAAGACTTTGGAATCGACGAGGTGCTAGGGTTTCCATGGGACTGATTTGACAATAGGCAGCGTGCCGTGGAGAGAAACACAGCGGCGAGTTCGCGATCCAGCATCTGAAACGGTTAGACCAACTATCAGGCAAAAGTGAAGGAAGTTAACCTACGAGGATGGCATCTTCCGACTCCAATGTCCTGGATGCCATACTGTCCTGGCTATCATCCGCCTCGTTGAAGACCGACTCAATCCGGCCAACAAGGTGTCCGATAGTCATCAAAGATGCCTGCAGAAGTGTGGGCGGAAAGTCTGCTGGCAAGGTAGAGAAGTGCTGGAAGACTTGCTGTAGTTGATCTGCGCAAAGTCAGCTTGAAAATGTCGAATATAGCCTTGATACTTACAGGGGCTTGCAGCAAGCCTAGCCAGCTCTAAACTGCCCGCATGTTGAACGACGTCCATTGAAGACTTGACGGAGAACAGCATGATTTCCATGGTGGCAGCTTTGTTGGTAACCACGATGGAGTTCATCAAATCTTCGCTGACGTTGCTACTGGCATCCTtcggcaaggccaagaaTTGTTGTTGAATATCCGCCGCGGCAGAGTTGTACTGATCCAGAAGCTGCCTAAAGACATTGGTCTGCCAGTTTGCCAGTGGAGTGAACGAGGCCGCAGACTCTTCGTGCACAACAAACCGTGCTAGCTGATGCCACGCTCGCAAATTGACCAGGCAAGCTTCCTTGTGAGAGCTGGCAGGAATAACCAGCTTCTCTAAGTTGTGGATGCCAGGGCGAAGGTCAGGTGGCGCTGCCCAGAACAGCGTACAGAGAAGATCGTGATGGTTCCTGAGGGCGGCCAAATCATGCTGGTGGACGTTCTGCTCCTTGGAATATTGTCGGTCATGGTTCGGGAGCGTACGAGCGACCAAGTTTCGAATATCGTTGACCAGGCCCTTCTGCCTCAACCTCTTGATGGCCAGTGCTACAAGCTTGAGGAAAATGTGGAAGCATCGATCCTCAGGCTCGACCCGGAGTGATGGGTTGAGGTGGAGGTTGTCCAAAAACCGGGCCGAGCGGAATGCTTCTTCGTTGCGCAAGTGGGATAAGCTCTGCGAACCGAAAAAATCGAAGATAGTGCCAATGATGCCGCTGGACTTTTGCCAGCCCCACTGATCAACCAAATAATGACATCTGGATATCATTGCTCGGCAGTAGTCGTTAAAGCTGGGGGGCTGGCGAGAATTGTCCCTATACAGCTGAAAGACGCGCTTCAGCATCTGCTGGGGCAGATTCCATCCTTCCATAGGGATCTGGTGTCTCCTGTCGCTTACGATAACACCGGTGTTGTCAAACTCGCTCAGTGGCAAGAGCGTAAACATGTTCTTCCAAAGTCGTTCGAATTCCTGTGCATTGACTCCGCGGACGATGCTTGGTTGAAGCATACACGAATATGCAACATCCCAGAAAGTCATCCTTGGTATCCGAAGGCCTTCTAGGACCTTCATCAAGAGTACCCAAGCGTGTGGTACGCGTTTTTCAGAGCGAATACCACGCTCACGGTACCTCAACGTTTGGAGATCGTCGTAAAGATGTGTCACATCATCCAGTCCAATATCGAGCAGGAGCTGAGTCGTGGCTTCCGTGGCTTTCCTGAGAACAGCCTCCGTAGCAAAGCTATATGTCACCAAAGACTGTGTCTTCTGGCAAAGACGAACAGCCGATGAGAGTATGAGGACCAGATTCGATAGGACATCGACAAGCTCTGTACGCTGGCGCAAGTCAAGACCATTCCCCGAGTCCAAACGAACCAGAAACGCCCTGGTTACATCGGAGAGGCGCGTGACAAAGGAACACGCATCAGAATCGTTAGTGAAGTTCATGGCCTTTTGAACGTAGTCAAGAACGAATCGTGCGGCCTCTTTCGCGTTGAAGCCAACTCCTCTTGATGTAGTCGGCTTGAGAATTTGATCAAGGATCCCGTCCATCAAAATGCCAAATTCGGAAGAAACTTGCTCGGTCCAAGCGTCCCAGCGAAGAACCAGCTCGCCCAGATTGAACGATatccgaggacgagggtgcCATACTTTCTCTGGAAATTGGCCGTCCACGGCTGACTTGACCCGGCCGCTGCCGATGAGTGTTGTCTCGTGAAAGAATACCCCGCGATCAAGGGGGAATGTCTCGAAGTGCTGTGTGTAATGTGTGCCAAAGGGGCCAAGCCCGAGAAGTTGGTTGTCGTTGGAGACGAATTGGGGGGGCTCGAATAGGGTCAACGACTCCGTGGTCGGCAGCGGGTCATCTGCGTGACGGAAgtgagcagcagcaacgtTGATCCGGATCGGCTGAGCGGACTTCCTGGGACGCTTCAAACGGGGCTTTGGGATGACTGGTGGCTCAGGGGAAGAGACTCTGGTAGCAAAGCTATGTCCCGAAACGACCGAACATACATCGTCCATGAAGGAGTCCACATACGCGCTTTTTGAGGACAGAGACTGCGTCTGACCACGCCGGAAAAGGACATCAAGAGCACGTTTCTTTGCATGGAATCCGATTCTCCCCGGCTGCTCAGTCAGGTCTGTTTCAAGCTGCGCCGGTCGGTTTGCTGTCTCTTGAGTGCGGTGACTTGTAGTTGAATGGCTCCGTGACATTTGGCGTACCTGGGCACGCGCTTTAGGCAAGGCTATCGAAGGTGCTGAGCCCTCACGCCGATGTTGATCAGCGTGCGTATCAGACCGGGTCTTAGGCAAAGACACCGCACCGCGAGCAAAGACGTTCGGGGGCAGCTGGGTAAGCGGCCGTCTCCCCACTGGTTGGGTCTGGCTTTTGCTCTGCAACCCCCGACGAGGCTGTATTCTGCCTCCCTTCCACTTTTGTAGCACTGTACCGGCATCAACGTTGTCTCTTCGCGTGGCAAGACGTATCGTTTTGTTCGTAGGGCTGGTTCGTCCAAGGTGACGCTTGTTCTGAGCCGTTCGGGCTGCGACCTTAAGAAAGTTCGGCGCGTCTGGCTCAATAACATCCAAGATGCTCAACCTTGGCGGTGTTTTCGCACTGTCAGCAGACCGAGAGTAGACTGATGTCGATCCAAGACTCTTCGCCCAAGGATCAATACGTGAGCCTTTTGAATATCTTTTGGCCGCTTTGGCAGATCTTCCCAGTTTCTTGGGCTGATTACCTAGCGCCGTGCAGTTCCTTTTCTGTCGTTTGTCGGGTTGTTGAAAGTCTTTCAAACTCAGCTGGCGCTTTCGACTTGGAAGCATGGGGTCAACTTGGTCATCTTCAACAACAGACCCActtccatcatcatcgatGATTTCAGCTACAGAGCTCTCGAAAGGTAAAGGAGCTTGGGCAGTAGAAGCACGACGCGTAGGCGTCGGTGCCGgcgcatcatcatcatcatcgtccgaGTCGTCAAAGATGAAAGCTGCCGCTGTGTTTGATGCCGAACGACCAATTCGCCGAACCGCAACACCCCGTCTCTGTGTCTTCTCGGGTGAAATATCGTGCCGCTGATGTTGAGTAGACTTGGGTCGGGTTGCTTGCTGATCGAGCCTGAGCCAGGATGCCGGAAGAACTCCTCGCATCCTTCGTCCGACATTTTTGACGACCTCTGCACCGGCCTCCGACTCGTTTCCGGACATGTCCACGCCCCGGTGCCCAGGGTCATCACCCTCTTCAGCTTCAGATTCATCCTCCATGGTCAGGTCGAACACTGGCGGATGTGCGCCAACGGAATGATGCCTCTCGGATTCCACAAAGGGTCTCATATTGCCGTTCGTAGTAGGCTGgttgtcgtcctcctcggcaaaGGGGTCTGGAAGGTCGCTCACCTGCGGCGACGCTATGGGCTCTGTCGGTGGATTGGTGGTGTTGGCTTGTATCTGCGGTGACAAAGACGGGGAAGACAACAAGCCATAGATCTCATCATATTGCTGGAACGCCGGACGCGATGGTGACTGGGTGTCTGGTATTGTCTGCTTTACCACTTGCGATTTGGATGCGACACGTCTTCCAGGCCGACGTTTCTTCGCCGATTGGTTTAAAACTAGGTTGCGGTGGATCTCGTCGAGGGAAGGCAGGTCATCGTTACCGGAGAGACTCGTGTTGTCGGTTTCTCCTTGAGTG
This genomic interval from Colletotrichum higginsianum IMI 349063 chromosome 9, whole genome shotgun sequence contains the following:
- a CDS encoding Mus7/MMS22 family protein, whose product is MANWKELGEVPDSDDEFDFDSQDLESPPNPELPSNGFTKPSQTKDTRESIWDVPESSQGTYAATSAKHGSADWRHDIARSFDDEPPSSPLSSLPDIDELEDPFNLEQPKTQESAPPARTRQVYLTTDRDDSPDPLAGDDSVSTSYVKITAPQPEFPAENNDTSLAPPMRSQAASPTQSQSKSQQSQQKQLATQRDASSSQEDEVLGLVAQHNFGAISPARSSNNARSVFSVDIPVLNRARTQQRPLALLETTSSRDVEMARQVAVRYERSFRPRKPIQEHPYLIENAQYSKALKSHGIRPVRMPTEPAPRRQRTGDDSGEKDFEDDSQGMTVDAPNETTDESQANGMDEPPSSEPLRGLSLSPSPSPLRTSSPKQRGGPSSQPTQGETDNTSLSGNDDLPSLDEIHRNLVLNQSAKKRRPGRRVASKSQVVKQTIPDTQSPSRPAFQQYDEIYGLLSSPSLSPQIQANTTNPPTEPIASPQVSDLPDPFAEEDDNQPTTNGNMRPFVESERHHSVGAHPPVFDLTMEDESEAEEGDDPGHRGVDMSGNESEAGAEVVKNVGRRMRGVLPASWLRLDQQATRPKSTQHQRHDISPEKTQRRGVAVRRIGRSASNTAAAFIFDDSDDDDDDAPAPTPTRRASTAQAPLPFESSVAEIIDDDGSGSVVEDDQVDPMLPSRKRQLSLKDFQQPDKRQKRNCTALGNQPKKLGRSAKAAKRYSKGSRIDPWAKSLGSTSVYSRSADSAKTPPRLSILDVIEPDAPNFLKVAARTAQNKRHLGRTSPTNKTIRLATRRDNVDAGTVLQKWKGGRIQPRRGLQSKSQTQPVGRRPLTQLPPNVFARGAVSLPKTRSDTHADQHRREGSAPSIALPKARAQVRQMSRSHSTTSHRTQETANRPAQLETDLTEQPGRIGFHAKKRALDVLFRRGQTQSLSSKSAYVDSFMDDVCSVVSGHSFATRVSSPEPPVIPKPRLKRPRKSAQPIRINVAAAHFRHADDPLPTTESLTLFEPPQFVSNDNQLLGLGPFGTHYTQHFETFPLDRGVFFHETTLIGSGRVKSAVDGQFPEKVWHPRPRISFNLGELVLRWDAWTEQVSSEFGILMDGILDQILKPTTSRGVGFNAKEAARFVLDYVQKAMNFTNDSDACSFVTRLSDVTRAFLVRLDSGNGLDLRQRTELVDVLSNLVLILSSAVRLCQKTQSLVTYSFATEAVLRKATEATTQLLLDIGLDDVTHLYDDLQTLRYRERGIRSEKRVPHAWVLLMKVLEGLRIPRMTFWDVAYSCMLQPSIVRGVNAQEFERLWKNMFTLLPLSEFDNTGVIVSDRRHQIPMEGWNLPQQMLKRVFQLYRDNSRQPPSFNDYCRAMISRCHYLVDQWGWQKSSGIIGTIFDFFGSQSLSHLRNEEAFRSARFLDNLHLNPSLRVEPEDRCFHIFLKLVALAIKRLRQKGLVNDIRNLVARTLPNHDRQYSKEQNVHQHDLAALRNHHDLLCTLFWAAPPDLRPGIHNLEKLVIPASSHKEACLVNLRAWHQLARFVVHEESAASFTPLANWQTNVFRQLLDQYNSAAADIQQQFLALPKDASSNVSEDLMNSIVVTNKAATMEIMLFSVKSSMDVVQHAGSLELARLAASPYQLQQVFQHFSTLPADFPPTLLQASLMTIGHLVGRIESVFNEADDSQDSMASRTLESEDAILMLDRELAAVFLSTARCLLSNQSHGNPSTSSIPKSCVEQAVVISGSMVGLFALSQVFKPTKYGLFGKVPNKLSWEQRQYLPLFLSVVAQKGAVINLEDIGTSLLQLWLLIIVQPSHCLRFETQFGQQLQRQGYPFVPDKSAGLVVNPGYLSNRDSFEHAVSWMRQSLQTADTASKRNMRADFERVLNAVMNQMRTDVQAMATDSSEHPSYVKFVRSIVSLIKAHGTDICPVQKFFLEVSKEYSPPMQDPQLQAAQIQSYGFKLAEGDRRVPSTLFHFFLNNFKGALQRDRLPNEVLLLKGALKHDTIMSFVLGKMLPAVLHATLSSHEAYAMLDVLCDALGLALTGSTIARQVSEDSFACIPPLVTTMLAWAMAVKDPALCAEHVHVLRKITWLLNAFQPSIESFSLMPRAVKGWDDVMERLQWFSLLAEGAQEYIGAEFDKGVVPFMAPSMLFHCLKAHNKEFRVQDTTVLTWSEHISNDISRNWVTTGPLLTVSAINRGTPSTQSGQGSLRPQWTMPGLTTSLFDQLRTWHEWWTRVKRSPDDRDLFDYGEDLVF